The genomic stretch gcagccgataaAAGAAACCTACTTTTGTTTCTGCATCTTTATTTTAAGAAAGCTGTTTACACAACTGCCATTGCTACAACGGAAAGCTCTTTAAACAGTTTCCCTAACTCCTAGAAAGCTTGCTTGTTCACTGTGTGTTCTAAGCAAGGTTAAAGGTTGCTAACACCAGAATTCAACCAGCTGACTGCAATGCAATTCGACAGGAGTATGAGGGGAGGAAGCACGGTGGGTGGAGCGACGAAGAAACAGCACTGCCCAAAATAAGAGAAACAgtcacttagggcaggtctacacttaaaatactgCAGCGGGACAGCTGTACGGCTGCAGCGCTTCAGTCACGATGCTACTGTGCTAATGGGAGAGCTACTCcaatcagcatagttaatccacctccgtgagaggcggtagcgatgttgacaggagaagccctccggttaacatagcgctgtctacatgggggggggggcgcgcggggggGCGGCTAGGTAAGTATAATcgtgtcactcagggatgtgaattatagtgacgtagttataccaaatgtagtgtagacctgaccttaACAACAAGTATGCAGCAAAATAACTCTCTGCTCCAATTTTCTGTGGGATCAGTTTTACTGCGCTAGGATGCCAAAGAACAGAACTAGGTTACCTTAAAGCAGCATACACTAGCCCCAAGGAAATGAGCAGttccagaaaacaaaacaaaactgctcACTGTACCAAATAAATACCTATTACACCAGCACAGCCTTTCTAAATTAGTGGATTGTGCTCAATGTGTTGCCTTGGTATAGGATGAAGTGTCaggttatatttattttgattaactctcacctgcatgcaatttcccatATTTACtagaagaataaggaaaaattcaATATCTGGAATACcaacattattttaattttcccTATCAACAACAATGATTAATGTGCAAGATCGTTATGCTTCAAACATTATGACtgctaatattttaatataattaaagTCTTTAAAATGCTataaagaaattaataattcccTGACAGGAGAAGTGTTACTTGTGTTAGGAAAGCCAATGCAAAGAGCATGCTCCATACACAGACTGATTTGATTCTTAAATCTTCAGTGTGGTTCCTCCTGGAACAAttatgttttatataaaactGATGAATTACTTTAATACATATACAGCAATACTGGGCACATTGCAGTTTTTAGCACAGTCCAATGAAGACTCTACCATTCTGTGACATCATTAGGGGGGAGAAACAGCTGGGAGAACTGCACATTTCCTCTGCCCATAGGCACAGAGTATGCTGCTAGGTCAGTTTATAGGTGAAAAACATCTCATGACATGAGCATACATAAAGCCCCACAACCTATAAAACAACAACCTGCCTGCCTCTCTCTGTGTAAGAGGGAGAGGTGGTATTGCACATCTTGTGCTGTTAGTGTGTGTCAACTATTTTTGTGGTGTTCCACAGcagtccatttttttttaaattaaaatgtaaggaccatttttaaaagcacaggGCACCCAACGGAGCTCCCAATTAggcaccaaaacaaaaaaaaaagttggtcaGCTCCTACATGGaagctgagctgttttgaaagTCTAGCACTGAATTGTATATAGCAAAGTCACATCTCTCACTACGTAAACAGATGTGAAGCTGCTCTCTAACCCAGCCTTACTAAGTGTTTCCACCCACATAGCAGCATCTTAAAGGGCTTTACTTCTTCAGAGATGAGGTATGAATTTAAAAGTCTAACTTTGAAATCCTAACATTAAGCTCAGTCCATTTCACCCTGACAATTTgcatttaaaaagggtaaattaaatgcaaaaaatctTATGTTAAATAAAACAGTTAGATTGCATAGTTCAGGTCAGGAAACGCAAAAGTACTCTTGTACTCTACCGTAACATTACCCTGACTACAGTGCATATCTGTATATCTCATAGAATTCAATTAACAATGCTCAAATACGTAGGCTCTCAAAGCTGGATAAATTAACACAGCTGTAAGACCCTAGGGCcggatttgcagaagtgctaagCCCCCAAAACTCCAAATGAAGTTGACAGATGTAATAACCACTGGGTGGAAATAAATCTATCACTCTtcccattttttttgtttaattttaactgTGCAACAGTAATTGTAGATTATGAGGTCTTTAAATTGAATCCTAAGCACAACATGTGAAACTTAATGCACCATCACATTCTAGCTTTGCTTTAGAATATCACCAGATTGTCATTAATGGAATTAGGGCTCAATcctatgaggtgctgagcaccctcaactgccactgaggtcagtgggagttaaggGCACTCAGTACACCTTGCTGGATTGAAACCCTACATCTTTCTAATTTACAGCTGTTATACAGGTTCAGAAAGGGTAAGAAAGGTTCCAACTGTGCATGTTTTTAATAGAACTTCAAGTGTTAGGACTTGGTTATGTATTCCTAGACATCATTAGGCCCAAAGAGGAGTAGGCACTAAAACtctgaaattgattttttttttaaaatgaatttgaaCTATTTCTGAAGAATACATAGATTTATTGATCTGGTTCCTAGTCATCAGTTGCTTTTGCAGCTCTCAGCTAAAAGCAGCCAAAAAGTGGGAGAGTTTTCACTCAAGTGCTGGCTATATGCTACTGTTCCGATCGTGTTTCTACTGAAATAAAAAGGTCAGATGGTCTTCAACTAAgggaacggtttcagagtagcagccgtgttagtctgtattcgcaaaaagaaaaggagtacttgtggcaccttagagactaaccaatttatttgagcataagctttcgggagctacagctcacttcattggatgcatctgatgaagtagctcacgaaagcttatgctcaaataaattagttagtctctaaggtgccacaaatgctccctttttttttttcttttaactacgGAAAAGTTTAACAGGggtacgtgtgtgtgtatatattaaagatgaattgcaaaaacaaacatgaaaacaaTTTGGAACAGAAATCTGTGCAGAAGGATCCCAATTAAACaacagtgggagggggaggagagaagagaagccCAAGTTATTTAgcagacataaaaaaaaaaaaaaagatgtaaaatTGTAAGATTTGCCTTCTCCTACTTCCTGGTTCATTACAAATGTCGCAGACAGCAGCAATCTGCGACAACCAAAATACCATGCATTCCAAGCAGGCTGCTGGTTTCTGTGATGATGTTTCTCAGAAAGCAACATCACAAGCACTAGCAGCCTTGTTTGAAATGCCTGGTATTTTGGATGTCACCGAATGACACACTCTGCAACATCTTCAGTGAACTAAGAAGTTGAGCaaatacagcagcagcagcagactggAACTGATGACTGATTGCGTTCTGATGGTTTGGAGCatgtgaagaaaaataaaaacagaatctAGTTCTTCTCTTTCTGCCTTTCACTATCTGTTTCACCCGACTGTCTCAAATTTGTTCGGATGAGGAATGGTTATAATacatttaatgtttgtaaatcacTCTGACATAGCTGgatgaaaattaattttcttatTGCTGGCTTAAAAGTAACTAGCAACAGCCTTTTAACCTCTAAgcgtatagtattttaaaaactaGAAGGAACGTTCTCTTTTAGTTAATAATTGACCGTTTTTTGACCCTCCAGTTAATGTTAACAATAAAGCAGTGCTATTGTAGCACATACCTATACTTACTTGGCCTTGTGCCTTATAATGTAGTCAGATCTTGGGAAGCGTTTAGTGCAGGATTTCCAAAGGGCAAAGTTCCATagtaactctgctcccattgatcAACATCCACTGACTACAATATATAACCACACCTGTTGTGAGCATATTATATtctctgtgcaatttttttttattaacagagTAAAAATGAGACTGCCAATTTAAAATACCATATGTAAATTTTCTTACTATACTTGTAAACTAAGCCTCTATGTGCTATCGTGATATaactatttattaataataaaattaacagTGACAATTCCAAAAACTcaattgtttccattttgcacTTATCTCAGACTGGACCCAGTGTTAATCACTAGTGCCCCTTTCCCTTAAGACTAGAAGCTCCATCACCCGGAACTTATGTATTGCAGTGGTGGGGAAAATGGAGAAGagctatttgtttttaaataattgtttatgtgggaattaaatatgaaaatatttctgtttgtctTAGGTTTTATTAAAAGCCtgtttttacaaaatttaaatttcagttttaagTTGACGGTACCCATAAAACTCTAATTAGAAAAAAGAGAACGTTTCTATTCCTCATAGTTGAGGAGAAACTTACAAATCTGAATAGATGCAGCACTGTGTTCCTCAGCCTGCAGATGGATCTCTCAAGTGCCTTTACTGCTACTCAGAGCTTTCCTGAACAGCCacaaaaatgaaactgacaagacaCTGACCTATTCCATTAAAGCAACTGAAAATCCTACACACAGCAGTGAAAATGCCAATTTCACTCTGCTACAGCTTGAGTAGAAGAACAGGCAAACACTCaacagaatcacaggactggaaggttAGAGAAACAGAAAACTTAGAAGTGACTCTGGCGTAGAGAAAGAgaactccctccctctcccaggagccagctAAAGGGTTTCAAACTAATCAGAAGTCTATCAGCCAGGACTGATTTGAAAGAGGAAGCCCCCCAAACAGGATCAAGGACAGCCTATTGGGAAcaacaccccccacaccctgttTCCAGTAGCTGGGGATGAGGACTGCACTTCTCAGCAGACTGTTGCCTCTATGCCTTTTTGGTGTGGCCCCTCCATCTTTTGGGTCAGCCTGCAGCTAAGTAGGCATAAATCCTCTGCATGAAATAAGAAAAAGAGGGGAACCAACACAATACACATCATAAAAAAGGTAACGCACAAAGCTCCACCTCTTTCCattcccttttattttaaatcctttGAAAGTCACCTTCAAGTTTAATATTTCTCCCATGTTCCACACTGCTCCAGCAGGGCTCAATGCGTGAGAAATCACTACCGAAATGCATGATGGAACACAATTAATGGGAACTGGTAGCCACAGGGAAAGGATTCTAACCTTCAAGGGCCTGAAGTCTGCTTCCCCTTCATCTACTCATATCCAGAACCATCTCACCACAAAAGTAAGGagataggaagaaaaaaaagttggTCCTCCAAAACCAGCATTACAACAACTCTGCTCCTCAAGTGCGCCACCCACCAAACAGTGCAGGAGTCTAACTTGTTGCTGTCACATGACACATACAGAAGCAACGCTATCACTGCACTGTCCTTGCCACTTCTGGTCAAACGGTATTAACAATGCTGAGAGTTCTCCTCAAAGAGTCTAGGGTTCTTGTCAGCTTTAATCCCCTTCTTGGTGGATCTCCAAAGGCCAAATCCCATGAGGGCCTCAGGGCCCTGAACTGtaagtgaagtcagtgggggctGTGGATGCTTAgcagctttgaaaaatcaggcctcatGAATCTCAAGTTGAGCACTCAAAAGTTGACACACCCAACCACCATAgaccttttatgtaaatgcagGCCACGAAGGAAGTCTGTGCCACAAAAAGGAGAAAACAGACTTCCCAgtgcagtgccttaaccactaagccaattcttccctccacccctgtTAGGAATGGGCAGCAACTTTAGTCTCAAATCCTACAGATCTTGGGGATCTGCCACAGGCCTCTGCACACTCTCTCCTCCATGTACACAACCTCTCTCTATGCAGCCAGCTCTTCCTCCAGAAGCCAATCCCTACTCAGgacaatggagattccacagtgCAGAGGTGGTGGTTCTGGAAACAATACTAAACATCCATACTACTTGGCTCCAAAATCCTCACATAGTTGTTAGAGGAAAAGTATGCCCACTTCAAATATGGCTCCCCAGCTCCAAGGACAGAATGTTAGTAGAGCATGAGGAAAGGAGGGAAACTGTCCTAAATAAAGGATTTCCTTACCAGGCTTCCCTCCACACATCTGCAGGGTTTTTCTCCTCATCAGCCACAGAGAAATAGGGTTACAGTAATGAACCCAGTGCAATATTAACCTTAACCTAGAATTTGCTGGCTGTAGAAGAGCAAGGAGAAGAGAAACTAACCCATTCAAACAGCAATCCCAAGTCCAACATGCAAAAGATTCTTACCTTTCTTCATCCTTAAAGATAAATTTTCGCAGTTTGAGATCCCGCAAAACCAGTCCACCATCATGACAGTGCGAAACAGCAGAAGCTATTTGGTAGAACAGTTTTGCTGCCTCTTCTTCTTTAAGCTTCTTGCAGGTACGAACAAAAGAATGCATATCCCCATAGCCTCTTTCAAAGAACACGTATGCTTTTGTCTCCCCAAGAATTATTTCAGTAATTTGGTTGATACTGTTGTGTGCAGGTAAACAAAAACACGGCGCTAATGACTCTTGGTAGCAACCAATGTCAAATACCTAGAAGACAATGACAGTAAAACAAGGGTTAAAGATAGCGTAAAGGTACAAAGCGGTAGTTATATCTGGCACTCAACACTGTACAGAAATTTGTTGTTGTGTATGTACATTGCTTTTACAACTCTTCTTGCTATGTGTGGAATTGTCAGATGTGCATTTGTGCACggtgttggggaaaaaaacaacccagagaCTATACCTCATTACATGGAAGGGAATGCTAAGCTAGGTAGTTTTTCTCCAGAAGTAATAGAGTGAATAGCTTGAAGACTCAATATGTGATTAAACCCAAATTGTACTCTACATTATGGTTTGAGGGCCATAGTTATATATAAAGATGTCAGGCCTCAAAAGTAATCAAATTAACCTTCCGTTTGAAGAAAGCCAACTAAGACCTCAGGGACCATGAGCAACCTGTGGAGATTTGTGCTTAAagagatcttgtcaaactaaagCCAACAAATCTCTTTACCTATTTTACTAACTCCTTAAAGCCTTAACATTTttcatgtttaaaatcaaatctgTCACCATTAATATTGTTTACTTCCTCTTACTTATGTTCATCGCTGACAAGAAAAATCAGagaagtcagtttcactttcacatTCTCAGTTTTGCAATAGTTGTGTTTTAAAGGTCAGAAAAACTTTATGGAAATACTGGTTTTAGACTTTATacaagctttctttaaaaaaaaaaattaaatcttggGGCAAATATAATTGAGTGTCCCTTTAAAAGCTGAGTGTCGCTTTAACAGTAAGCAGGTTATCAGTGATCTTGTGAATGGGCTATAAAAATGCATAAAGGATGCTGGGAAATCCAAATATAAAATGTTACTATAGTCTAGTGATTATGAATGAATCAGTATTTGAGTCAATTAAAAACTCTAAAGCAGTGGAAAGATTCCATAGAGAACAATGGAATGCTTACACTTTCTTACTGTAGAGCAACAGATGACAAAGAGTGTATTATATTATACTGTTATACTATTATATTGCCCCAGATGCACTGTAGGATACAAAGGAAGGGGTGAGTGTTTCCAGCACCAGAAAACACTATTACTGTCTAACACATTCTGGGGTGTACTGCTACTTTCATAACAGTAATCTGGTCCCACTAGAGATGCAACTGGCTACTCTTTGTATTGTTTTAGTTAACAGCATTGAGAGAAGCTGGTATATCCTTAAACCAAACGCCCATTAATATGATTGTTTTTCATATCCTAGCTTGCCTCCTTGGGGGGCAATCACTGtcatttcctctgaagctttAAAAGCTTTTAAGACTAAAATCTTCTGACATGGTTCAACAACAATTTAcaaaaagcttttaaaacaaaacctacGTTTGTAGTGCTTCAAAGCACAGTTTTGACAAATTCCTTCCCCAGGAGAGATTCCAAGATGGCAGAACACTTGACAAAATGGGCCAAAAAAATACTTACCTGTGTTGCTATACTCCACCACAGACAACATTCATTCAGACAGGCAGACGCCCAACTGACCCCACTCATTTTATAAGAGGGAAGATTAGCATCAAGGGGTTCTGGTGACATGATAAACCACAAAGGCAGCACTCAGGGTTTGTTGCTAAAACCCCACTGCATAATTCATTCCAGAGGGAAACTCACTGACACTTGGATCTGTGCTGAGGTCTCAAAAACTTAGTAACTACCACATTAGAAATGGTTGGAATTACTAAAAAGTAGCTATCATAACAATGAAAAAGGACTTTCATAACCTCCCAGTATTTTAACTGTCTTCATTTGAAATACCATTTCCACAATTCTTATGCAATTGTAGTGTCCTTAAAAAAACATCAACCACCACCTATGTTATACTCCATAGTTCTGAGGGAACACTGATCAAGTAGATCTCTGATGTAAGACAAGAGACCatatgtgttttgctttttttaaagtactaTCATACTGTCACTATCCAGAAGTTTTTTTATAAAGGGCTTTTTTTGTAATCAACCTATGTAATATCCCTGGACACAGTTCAACACAGTTCAATAAACAGCAGTCTGATTTAGTTCTTGTTAGCAAGGGGAAGTGAACACACATATTGTTCAAATGCCACTGAACCCAGAAGCAACTAATGAATGGCATTTGTACAACTGATGTTCAGATTCATTTGGTTGCACCCACTATCAGGATGTGTGTGCTATCTCACCCTGTGCCCACGCAAGAAATTACTTAAGACTATCTCAGTAGGATACCAGTCAGTAAAACTTGTTAGCTTTCTTAACAGGGAGGATATTTGTCAAATAGGAGTCATGCAACTGTAGGGTGTTTTAAAGTATGCATTAATTGAGGTAAATTTAGGAATGTGATAACTCCTCAGTCAAACTAGAGATTCAAGGCAAGTTAATTGAATGgtgtaaagtttttaaaaactcaaGCATCTTAAGAGTGTACGGCTcaatgggaaaacaaaacaaattaacccTTTGAGGAACTGAAATTTTGCTGCAGTCTGCCGTAAAAATATCCTGAAATGCTGCAAGGCTTGCAGATAAGGGAGAAAAAACTTGCTAAAAATAGAGCACAGCAATGAAATTACTACTGGCCATTCAAGTTTTTATATAATTTCATGCAGAGAATCAGCAGGATACCCTTATTTCATAAGACAATGCAACTGTCCTAATATGTAGCTCTATTCTACAGTAAGGAATGGAGCTTTCATTCTAGAAATTCTATTTCAACTTGTATTTATTTTGGCAACATAATGTATGCATATGTACAACATGCAATATCACTCAGCTTCCAAGgacaaaagacttttttttcctccaactaATCAATTGTAAACTAAATCTTCATTAAAATCAGGGTTTATGACTCATAACTGGGGCGTCCATTTACATTACCctctgaatcaaaatgttttacaaatagATGCAAGGAATAAATTAGCACCCTCCCCTTGCAATATATGCTAGTCCATAACTTCTTGTGAATCAAATTTAAAAGTATGCAATAACCAACAATGTTATGACCAATCCTTTAAATAATGAGTGTCTGTCTATTGTTCATTACAGAGACAACTCAACACCAGAAATTTAAAAAAGATTGCTAAATGGCATAATCATATATTTTGGGAACAATACAAGCATTAAAGTGCGTGTTGCAGGGTTGCAATTTGCTATATAGTCACACTACTATTGCTTACGTGAATGAGCATATAATGCACCACAGACAATGAAAAATGTAACCAGTGCAGTTTAGGAACAAAGGGGGGGAAATATTCCCTCAGCTTGAAAGGGAAATGCATCGCTTGATAGAAGTGCAGGCATGTGGGTTTCCTTTTCCCATGGGTCACCTTcgaatgttaaaagaaaatgggggagggggtgttgaaAAGCAGGCAGTCTACAAAGAGTGGCTTAGGTATTTTGTCTGCTCTTCTAAAAAAACGTAGGTGTACAGCTTTTATTCTTGCTGAATTGTGCAACGGGGGAGGATGCTATTTACAACCAACCTCCTCAACAAAGAAGGCTCAGAGCTCAGCAGGATTAATTCCAGGTGGATTTTTAATCACTTTTCAGACAAAGCTGTCTACAACTTGCAAGGGTTTCAAACTGAAGAAATAAAGACAGACACAATACAGTATCTTCAAATTAGCAGGGGGCTCCATTTTGAAGAGAGAATGGGGAAGGATCAGGTTATAGCATGCTCAAACTAACATTTAAACATATATAAAAGATGGTTCTTCCTAGTACAGTTCATCTTGGGTAGAAGGCAGCTTGGCTCCAGGCCACCGTTATAACGTGGCCATTGTCTGGAGTGAGGGGGAAAGTTACTGGGTGCCTGTTTAATTCTGTTCGTTTGGGGTTTGGGTTTAAACTGATCTAACAATCGAGCTAGTCGATATTAGTTGGCTATCCGGtcaaatataaatcaatacacgATCTGTTTAAAAAGATAATAATGGAGAAAGGTGTTACCTTGCAAACCAGCTCCTCTCCACTGTGCAAATGCACGGCTCGGAAAACGTGGTCTCCCTCAAGAGGCTCCAACAATAAGTATTTCCCGATGCAAGAAACGCAATGCGACAAGTTAGGAGTCTCTGGCGGGCTCGGAGAGCCTAGGTTCGGACTAAAACTCTGGCTTGGCTCGGTAGATCTTATAGACGAGAGTTCTTCAAAATCCTGGTTTTTATTCCGAGGTCTCCCATATCGCGCTATTGTGATAGGGGTTGACCTTTGTATGTTCATGGGTATTGAAAGAACCAACCAAAGTTATATACCAAACCCCTGAGTTAAGAAGATCAGTCACTTGCCAGTCCAGCTGCCTTTCTGTTGTTTTTAAAGGGGGTGGGTTACGTAGATTAATAGTACCAAAAATAATAACCCACAATAATATCAAAGCGATTGTTTTGCAAGCGGATCAGCTTCAGAGCAGCGTGCTGAGACCCGTGTGATCAGAGAAAGAGGATTTAGCCGGAGGTCCTTTTGTTTCTTGTACGGCAACAGACTCGTTTGACTGTTGGGTTTTGTCTTTTTCAGAGAGCAACAAAGTTACTAATTTGAGAACGTGGAGAGCTGCAACGTTCGATTTTCGAACCCAGCCTCGCAGGGAGGCTGTAATATAAATAGAGCaaagagggggggaaaggaagggggaggCTGATTCGGTATCAGTCTCTAGTGTCCTAAACGCCCACTAAAATTTTTAATTCGCTCAACCCCAAAAAGGTTAAGTAACGTGCTGCATAAAGGACTGGATtgtcctttctctttctctctttttaatacaaggcgaaagggaaaaaaagaaagttgcCTACGTTTTAACTGTAGATGGCGTCTGAACCTTTCCTCTGATAGCAAGGGCTATCCAGAAATTCACCAAAAAATAGAGGGAGCATTTAACTTAAAAGAGCGGTCAGCGGCAGCAGCAGAGCCGACAAAAGAGACAGTATAGCTATAAAAAAACCTGCACAAATACTTCGGTTTGCCTCGGATATTTTTCCCCCCAACAGAGTGAActgcaaaaccaaaaacaaatgtGCACAAATATCCACACAATTATGCAACGcaagatttttgttgttttaatcaaAGAAAAAGTGCAATCAAGGACACGATCAAGAGTCTTAGATATCCATTGCACgagggggttttttgttgtttcccccccccccgtgtgtttTCTCGCAGGGCCTCCAGGCGCTTTAACAGAATTCAcgcacaaaagaaaacaaaacaaactgcagggggaaaaaaaatcctggtgGTTTCCtttctctggggtgggggaatgtgcagggcgggggaagagaaATTGCAATcactctcaaaaaaaaaaaaaaatattgccgGGATCTGATATATTTCCTAgaggcaggagaagggggaagaaagggatGGCCGGGCCGATCCCTTTCAGCAAGGCATCATCCCTCCACCATGTATTAATAGCTACTTACGTGGCTGGGATTCTCTCTCTAGCTCGCGCTATGCCTCACTACTCAATGTCAGCAGCTCCCGCAGCACATTTACACCGTGCCCCAGTGCAAAGGCTGACTGCACAATCCCCGCCGCCGCACGGCAGACTGGCTCAGAGGAGAAgc from Lepidochelys kempii isolate rLepKem1 chromosome 3, rLepKem1.hap2, whole genome shotgun sequence encodes the following:
- the TRIB2 gene encoding tribbles homolog 2; the encoded protein is MNIQRSTPITIARYGRPRNKNQDFEELSSIRSTEPSQSFSPNLGSPSPPETPNLSHCVSCIGKYLLLEPLEGDHVFRAVHLHSGEELVCKVFDIGCYQESLAPCFCLPAHNSINQITEIILGETKAYVFFERGYGDMHSFVRTCKKLKEEEAAKLFYQIASAVSHCHDGGLVLRDLKLRKFIFKDEERTRVKLESLEDAYILRGNDDSLSDKHGCPAYVSPEILNTNGSYSGKAADVWSLGVMLYTMLVGRYPFHDIEPSSLFSKIRRGQFNIPETLSPKAKCLIRSILRREPSERLTSQEILDHPWFSTDFNVSNSGYGAKEVSDQLVPDVNMEEDLDPFFN